The Synechococcus sp. MU1643 genome contains a region encoding:
- a CDS encoding thioredoxin family protein, which yields MAPVTQPECIRLLIVMAAMTGTTCTAAAAKPWNQPIPEPVTESTAQTIKLADQLNTVGAKFFGAHWCPACKEQMKLFGKQAGRSLNYVECGLPDKYPDQLSQCRDENVRSIPTWTRPGSTRLEGVQSINTLERWSGLRPESKN from the coding sequence ATGGCACCTGTAACCCAACCCGAGTGCATCAGGCTTCTGATCGTGATGGCAGCGATGACGGGGACAACGTGCACTGCAGCAGCTGCAAAACCCTGGAACCAACCCATCCCTGAACCCGTAACGGAATCCACAGCACAAACGATCAAGTTGGCCGACCAACTCAACACAGTTGGCGCCAAGTTTTTTGGGGCCCATTGGTGCCCCGCCTGCAAAGAGCAGATGAAACTCTTCGGCAAACAGGCCGGTCGCAGCCTGAACTACGTGGAATGCGGTTTGCCCGACAAATATCCCGACCAGCTCAGCCAATGCAGGGATGAAAACGTTCGATCCATCCCTACATGGACAAGGCCCGGATCAACGCGGCTGGAGGGCGTTCAATCGATCAACACCCTTGAGCGCTGGAGTGGCCTGAGGCCTGAATCAAAGAACTGA
- a CDS encoding glycoside hydrolase family 104 protein translates to MAISTFLGRQTLSAAVIVGVLPVLISPLPAQASLLPPSSRAQLIHTSDIQPSRAIPYVITPERRAMLNTIRFAEGTWKGGLDVGYRVMFGGGLMPSFARHPNRVIYSSRYASAAAGAYQFMPFTWNLVQRSIGVRGFGPEAQDQGALFLIQRRKALSLTDTGVLSPVLAAMLAPEWASFPTLAGRSYYGQPVKKYARLRSFYDVNLAELRRLRDVKRQALVAPPPALCTGSRIDCATRL, encoded by the coding sequence ATGGCTATCTCTACATTCCTCGGTCGTCAGACGCTCTCAGCGGCCGTGATCGTCGGAGTGTTGCCTGTTCTTATTTCCCCTCTGCCCGCTCAGGCGAGCCTGCTGCCCCCCTCCTCGCGGGCACAGTTAATTCATACCTCTGATATTCAGCCCAGCCGGGCAATTCCCTACGTGATCACGCCCGAACGTCGGGCGATGCTCAACACGATCCGCTTCGCTGAAGGCACCTGGAAAGGTGGCCTGGATGTGGGCTATCGAGTGATGTTCGGAGGTGGCTTGATGCCTTCCTTTGCCCGTCATCCCAACCGGGTGATCTACAGCTCCCGCTACGCCAGTGCAGCTGCCGGGGCCTACCAGTTCATGCCCTTCACCTGGAACCTGGTTCAGCGAAGCATTGGAGTGCGCGGTTTCGGGCCTGAAGCTCAGGACCAGGGTGCTTTGTTCCTGATTCAGCGGCGCAAAGCCCTGTCTCTGACCGATACCGGTGTTCTCAGCCCCGTTCTCGCCGCCATGCTGGCTCCCGAGTGGGCCTCATTCCCCACCCTTGCCGGTCGCAGCTACTACGGCCAGCCCGTCAAGAAATACGCGCGCCTTCGCTCGTTTTACGACGTGAATCTTGCTGAGTTGCGTCGACTGCGTGACGTCAAGCGACAAGCCTTGGTGGCGCCTCCGCCGGCTCTGTGCACCGGGTCGCGCATCGATTGCGCCACCCGGCTCTGA
- the clpS gene encoding ATP-dependent Clp protease adapter ClpS has protein sequence MTSSSPGSSAVLERQETTQRYPQARVIVLDDDENTFQHVVDCLRKIIPGMSEDNAWNLANKIDGQGSAEVWCGPLEQAELYHQQLQAEGLTMAPLERC, from the coding sequence ATGACCAGCTCAAGCCCCGGTTCATCAGCAGTACTGGAGCGTCAGGAAACTACTCAGCGTTACCCCCAGGCTCGCGTGATCGTTTTGGACGACGACGAGAACACGTTCCAGCACGTGGTCGATTGCCTTCGCAAGATCATTCCCGGAATGAGCGAAGACAACGCCTGGAACCTCGCCAACAAAATTGATGGGCAGGGTTCGGCTGAAGTCTGGTGCGGGCCCCTGGAGCAGGCCGAGCTGTATCACCAGCAGCTCCAGGCCGAAGGGTTAACAATGGCCCCTCTGGAACGCTGCTAA
- a CDS encoding 5-(carboxyamino)imidazole ribonucleotide synthase: MIGVVGGGQLARMLVQAAAQREVPIAVQTSNAADPAAGLASRLIAADPRDVAGTRELVVGCDGITFENEWVNIDALLPLEQQGVRFRPSLAALSPLVDKLSQRQLLDDLAIPSPPWCPLSLISPAQPALPQGWTFPVMAKASRGGYDGKGTLVLRDIDALAQLLRAVPADDWLLESWVDYELELALVVSRDQRGRIRHFPLVQTHQHQQVCDWVLAPAPVEPSVAALAYNVAASLMTKLGYVGVLALEFFYGPAGLQVNEIAPRTHNSGHFSIEACTSSQFDQQLCIAAGLPVPDPELNSRGALMVNLLGLDTERHAPLDQRLQALEDMPGLHLHWYGKSPETLGRKLGHVTLLLESDTVLNRRDEAESALAAIRRIWPLESESQD, encoded by the coding sequence ATGATCGGCGTTGTGGGAGGTGGTCAGCTGGCACGGATGCTTGTGCAGGCCGCTGCGCAACGTGAAGTTCCGATCGCCGTTCAAACGTCCAATGCAGCGGATCCCGCCGCTGGCTTGGCCTCGCGTCTCATTGCAGCGGATCCGAGGGATGTGGCTGGAACCCGGGAGCTGGTGGTGGGCTGTGATGGCATCACCTTCGAGAACGAGTGGGTCAACATCGATGCCCTTCTGCCGCTGGAGCAGCAGGGGGTTCGTTTCCGGCCGTCTTTGGCCGCGCTCTCGCCCCTGGTCGACAAACTCTCTCAACGTCAGCTCTTGGATGACCTAGCGATTCCCAGCCCGCCTTGGTGTCCGCTGAGCCTGATTTCGCCCGCTCAACCGGCACTTCCACAGGGCTGGACCTTCCCCGTGATGGCCAAAGCATCCCGCGGGGGATATGACGGCAAGGGCACGTTGGTTTTGCGCGACATCGATGCCCTGGCGCAGTTGTTGCGCGCCGTTCCGGCCGACGATTGGTTGCTGGAATCATGGGTGGACTACGAGCTGGAGTTGGCTCTGGTGGTCAGCCGTGATCAGCGCGGCCGGATCCGTCATTTCCCCTTAGTTCAGACCCACCAGCACCAGCAGGTTTGTGACTGGGTTCTGGCACCGGCACCGGTGGAACCCTCGGTAGCAGCCCTGGCCTACAACGTGGCGGCATCGCTGATGACGAAGCTTGGCTACGTGGGGGTGTTGGCTTTGGAGTTTTTCTACGGGCCAGCCGGCCTGCAGGTGAATGAGATTGCCCCACGCACTCACAATTCCGGGCATTTCTCGATCGAGGCGTGCACCAGCAGTCAGTTTGATCAGCAGCTCTGCATTGCAGCCGGGCTACCTGTGCCAGATCCCGAGCTCAATAGCCGCGGTGCCCTGATGGTCAACCTGCTCGGTCTCGATACGGAGCGCCATGCTCCTTTGGATCAGCGGCTTCAGGCTCTAGAGGACATGCCGGGGCTTCACCTGCACTGGTATGGCAAGTCACCGGAAACACTGGGGCGCAAGTTGGGGCACGTGACGCTGCTGCTCGAGAGCGACACGGTCTTGAATCGGCGCGATGAGGCCGAGTCAGCGCTTGCCGCCATTCGCCGGATCTGGCCGCTCGAAAGCGAGAGTCAGGACTAG
- a CDS encoding class I SAM-dependent methyltransferase yields the protein MAASSPDWLATHLHQAGGAVPFSRFMDLALNEPEHGYYGSGRARIGAQGDFVTSPSMGSDFAALLAPQLLAWLAAVPRTDSAQRLSIVEIGPGEGHLALDLVAALRGAAPELLGQIELVLVEANPGMRRRQQALLQEVDDLPLRWCSLDELRRDPVHGVVIAHELLDALPVERLIWREGALHQQWVELDPNGGLLSTHRPLPDGLHKEIKRVCSQTGIQLPPPDAEEGWTTEWSSALPDWFAAAAAAVDAGVLLVIDYALEAQRYYAARRSDGTLMAVCAQQAGLSPFDQPGEQDLTAHLCIEVVHEAAQRNGWLVGDQAKQGEALLALGLAQRLYGLQQLPGQHLAEALQRREALLRLVDPAGLGAFRWLTYGRGLPGGGFSLSGAPGSSESRRD from the coding sequence ATGGCTGCGTCCTCTCCTGACTGGTTGGCAACGCATCTGCATCAAGCAGGGGGTGCCGTTCCGTTTTCCCGGTTCATGGATCTGGCTCTGAATGAGCCGGAGCATGGTTATTACGGTTCAGGCCGCGCACGCATCGGCGCCCAGGGTGATTTCGTCACATCTCCCTCTATGGGCAGTGACTTTGCAGCCCTGCTGGCGCCCCAACTTCTGGCCTGGCTGGCTGCGGTTCCCCGGACGGATTCTGCTCAACGCCTGTCGATCGTGGAAATCGGCCCTGGTGAAGGTCATCTGGCCCTGGATCTCGTCGCTGCGTTGCGTGGTGCGGCTCCAGAGCTGCTGGGCCAGATCGAGTTGGTGTTGGTGGAGGCCAATCCCGGCATGCGGCGGCGACAACAGGCCCTGCTGCAAGAAGTGGATGATCTGCCGCTGCGTTGGTGTTCCCTGGACGAGTTGCGCCGCGATCCGGTTCATGGGGTCGTGATCGCCCATGAGTTGCTGGATGCCCTCCCGGTGGAGCGATTGATCTGGCGGGAGGGAGCCCTCCATCAGCAGTGGGTGGAGCTTGATCCAAACGGTGGCCTGCTCTCGACGCATCGCCCTTTACCGGATGGGTTGCACAAGGAGATCAAGCGTGTTTGCAGCCAAACCGGCATTCAGTTGCCGCCCCCCGATGCCGAAGAGGGGTGGACCACGGAGTGGAGTAGCGCACTGCCCGACTGGTTCGCTGCTGCTGCGGCTGCCGTGGATGCGGGCGTCCTGCTGGTGATTGATTACGCCCTGGAGGCCCAGCGTTATTACGCGGCCCGCCGCTCCGACGGCACCTTGATGGCTGTTTGTGCTCAGCAGGCGGGGCTGTCGCCCTTCGATCAGCCCGGCGAGCAGGACCTCACGGCACACCTCTGCATCGAGGTTGTGCATGAGGCGGCCCAGCGCAATGGCTGGCTGGTGGGTGATCAGGCCAAGCAGGGCGAAGCACTTCTCGCCTTGGGGCTTGCACAGCGTCTGTATGGGCTGCAGCAGCTGCCGGGCCAACACCTGGCGGAGGCCCTGCAACGCCGCGAAGCTCTGCTTCGGCTTGTGGACCCTGCGGGTTTGGGTGCGTTCCGCTGGCTCACCTATGGGCGCGGATTGCCTGGAGGCGGCTTCAGCCTTTCAGGCGCTCCAGGCAGTTCAGAATCTCGACGCGACTGA
- a CDS encoding DUF2103 domain-containing protein, which yields MGRVVITHSTYVDGLIPWLKALSHETSIQTITPAVISRVRGRSPELRLRVSTPIHGGYKLVARKGTSVQEVFVVTSMSRPDLEQAVLHHRP from the coding sequence TTGGGCCGGGTAGTTATCACCCACAGCACCTACGTGGATGGCTTAATCCCGTGGCTTAAGGCCTTGTCCCATGAAACGAGTATCCAGACGATCACCCCTGCCGTGATCAGCCGCGTGCGTGGCCGCAGTCCCGAACTACGCCTGCGAGTGTCCACACCGATCCATGGGGGTTACAAGCTGGTGGCTCGCAAAGGCACTTCAGTCCAAGAGGTCTTTGTGGTGACATCGATGAGTCGGCCCGACCTGGAACAGGCGGTTCTGCATCACCGCCCCTGA
- a CDS encoding TPM domain-containing protein: MGTHHIRHLWSLVVVTLVSLGVLVTPAEAYDNPELLPDHPTPVIDLAKVFSDTQRAQLEASLADVEERTGWKMRVLTQYERTPGLAIREFWGLDESSLLLVADPRGGNLLNFNVGDAYFAMMPRTYWVELQTRYGNQYYVKDHGEDGAVLDALNAVEICLDRGGCQVVPGLPQEQWLWTLTTSIFGGLIAGFAAYPRKEGETIAWAWLLLLSPLWVMLFGVFGVAPVVTRTSDVMPLLRNGVGFLAGGIAAYLIAQATVGQKLQNDAEGRGT, translated from the coding sequence ATGGGAACACATCACATCCGACATCTGTGGAGCCTTGTCGTCGTGACTCTGGTCAGCCTGGGTGTTCTGGTGACCCCGGCTGAGGCCTACGACAACCCAGAGCTGCTGCCGGATCACCCCACCCCGGTGATCGACCTCGCCAAGGTGTTCAGCGACACCCAACGGGCTCAGCTGGAGGCATCTCTCGCGGATGTGGAGGAACGCACCGGCTGGAAAATGCGGGTGTTAACCCAGTACGAGCGCACACCAGGCCTGGCCATACGCGAGTTCTGGGGGCTGGATGAAAGCAGCCTGCTGCTGGTGGCCGACCCCCGTGGCGGGAACCTGCTGAACTTCAACGTTGGCGATGCCTACTTCGCGATGATGCCGCGCACCTACTGGGTGGAGCTGCAGACCCGCTACGGCAACCAGTACTACGTGAAAGACCACGGCGAAGACGGAGCCGTGCTGGATGCCCTCAATGCCGTGGAGATCTGTCTGGACCGGGGTGGCTGTCAGGTGGTGCCTGGTCTTCCCCAGGAACAGTGGCTGTGGACGCTGACCACCTCGATCTTTGGCGGCTTGATTGCTGGCTTTGCCGCCTACCCCCGGAAGGAGGGCGAAACCATCGCCTGGGCCTGGTTGCTGCTGCTTTCACCGCTGTGGGTGATGCTGTTTGGCGTCTTTGGCGTCGCTCCCGTGGTGACGCGCACCTCAGACGTGATGCCCCTGCTGCGCAATGGGGTTGGATTCCTCGCCGGGGGCATTGCTGCCTATCTGATTGCCCAGGCCACCGTCGGGCAAAAGCTGCAGAACGACGCCGAAGGCAGAGGGACTTAA
- the petN gene encoding cytochrome b6-f complex subunit PetN, producing the protein MLFTLGWASLAAMFSFSIAMVVWGRNGDGTLNF; encoded by the coding sequence ATGTTGTTCACTCTGGGTTGGGCGTCCTTGGCCGCCATGTTCAGTTTCTCCATCGCCATGGTGGTCTGGGGACGCAACGGTGACGGCACCCTGAATTTCTGA
- a CDS encoding TIGR04168 family protein, protein MRLAIAGDLHGAWGDADEQLLQQLKPDAVLFVGDLADGDLRLTRRITRLPFPVAVILGNHDRGRDRSGRILEQQLALLGDLHCAWRSIQWPELPLTVVGARPCSAGGGFDLSNAVEAVYGPVSLEASAERIVQAAADVPADQPLIVMAHCGPSGLGSDAASPCGRDWKTPEVDWGDQDLALALDRMAKGRPADLVIFGHMHHALKRGSGFRQNLLRHRHGTALINAACVPRSGVDGQGRTLLHLSWAEFQGSRLALLAHRWYTPDAELIHQELLPMDAPLPC, encoded by the coding sequence CTGCGTCTCGCCATTGCCGGTGATCTGCACGGCGCCTGGGGCGACGCTGATGAACAGCTGCTGCAGCAGCTCAAGCCCGATGCTGTTCTCTTCGTTGGTGATCTCGCTGATGGGGATCTGCGGCTGACGCGCCGGATCACGCGGCTTCCCTTTCCCGTAGCCGTGATCCTGGGGAACCACGACCGCGGACGGGATCGCAGTGGCCGCATCCTTGAGCAACAACTTGCTCTGCTCGGCGATTTGCACTGTGCCTGGCGCTCGATCCAATGGCCCGAGCTCCCATTGACGGTTGTGGGTGCGCGTCCCTGCAGTGCAGGTGGAGGTTTTGACCTGTCGAATGCAGTGGAGGCGGTGTACGGCCCGGTGTCGCTCGAGGCTTCAGCCGAGCGGATCGTGCAGGCCGCAGCTGATGTTCCCGCTGATCAACCCTTGATCGTGATGGCCCACTGTGGACCCTCTGGGTTGGGATCCGATGCTGCCAGTCCTTGCGGGCGCGATTGGAAGACACCGGAGGTGGACTGGGGAGATCAGGATCTGGCCCTCGCCTTGGATCGCATGGCCAAGGGCCGACCTGCCGATCTGGTGATCTTTGGCCACATGCACCATGCCCTCAAGCGCGGCTCCGGTTTCCGCCAGAATTTGTTGCGTCATCGCCACGGAACCGCGCTGATCAACGCCGCCTGTGTGCCGCGTTCCGGGGTTGATGGGCAAGGGCGGACGCTGTTGCACCTTTCCTGGGCTGAATTCCAGGGTTCCCGTCTCGCTTTGCTCGCCCATCGCTGGTACACCCCCGATGCTGAGTTGATCCATCAGGAGCTGTTGCCGATGGATGCTCCGCTGCCGTGCTGA
- the psb29 gene encoding photosystem II biogenesis protein Psp29 gives MAASQTIADSKRAFHQAFPHVIAPLYRRLADELLVELHLLSHQSRFEANELFSVGLCSVFDTFTKGYRPEAQTDALFSALCSSNGFDAAKLRKSNASLVEQAKGKDLESLKSWLSSHSLKDGSHYSRLMAVGLMNLLKAAAADASGSETEAILNQSKELAESLGLPSDRVEKDLTLFSSNSERMDQAVELVNETIAAEKRKKERRLAEQAQGTSN, from the coding sequence TTGGCCGCAAGTCAGACCATCGCCGACAGCAAACGAGCGTTTCATCAGGCTTTCCCCCACGTCATTGCGCCGCTGTACCGCCGCCTTGCTGACGAGCTGCTGGTGGAGCTGCATTTGCTGAGCCATCAAAGTCGATTCGAAGCCAACGAACTCTTCAGCGTCGGGCTTTGCAGCGTGTTTGACACCTTCACCAAGGGCTACCGGCCAGAAGCACAGACAGACGCACTGTTCAGTGCCCTCTGCAGCAGCAATGGCTTCGATGCAGCAAAGCTGCGCAAGAGCAACGCTTCGCTGGTCGAACAAGCCAAAGGCAAGGATCTCGAAAGCCTGAAGAGTTGGCTGTCGTCCCACAGTCTCAAAGATGGCAGCCACTACTCACGTTTGATGGCCGTGGGACTGATGAACCTTCTCAAGGCGGCCGCCGCGGATGCCAGTGGCTCGGAAACTGAGGCCATCCTCAATCAGAGCAAGGAACTCGCCGAAAGCCTGGGTTTGCCCAGCGATCGCGTCGAGAAAGATTTAACGCTGTTTAGCTCCAATAGCGAACGGATGGATCAGGCCGTTGAACTGGTGAATGAAACGATCGCCGCTGAAAAGCGCAAGAAGGAGCGCCGTTTGGCAGAGCAGGCTCAAGGCACCTCCAACTGA
- the aroB gene encoding 3-dehydroquinate synthase, with protein sequence MTTITPLHHIRVALERNPYEVVIGAGGLARLGQQMLDAGVQAGRRVLVVSNPDVASPYGDACLSSLKEAGFSVELLVIDAGEHQKTPVTVAEIHDAAYNAKLERSSLMVALGGGVVGDMTGFAAATWLRGIQVVQVPTTLLAMVDASIGGKTGVNHPRGKNLIGAFHQPRLVLIDPSTLNTLPKREFRAGMAEVIKYGILGDTSLFEELEACVDPSTPAGLGAERLSLILQRSAAAKARVVAADEKEGGLRAILNYGHTFGHVVETLCGYGTWLHGEAVAIGMVAVGELAVLRGSWSRDAAERQRLLIESAGLPTAWPDLSADAVLDSVQGDKKVRDGRLRFVMPTGIGSVEIRDDVSRVEILNCLERLKG encoded by the coding sequence ATGACCACAATCACCCCGTTGCATCACATCCGCGTTGCGCTGGAGCGCAATCCGTACGAGGTGGTGATTGGAGCCGGCGGCCTGGCCAGACTTGGTCAGCAGATGCTGGACGCCGGTGTGCAGGCTGGTCGGCGTGTCCTGGTGGTCAGCAATCCGGATGTCGCCAGCCCCTATGGCGATGCCTGTCTGAGCAGCCTCAAGGAGGCAGGTTTCAGCGTTGAGCTGCTGGTGATTGACGCCGGCGAACACCAGAAGACGCCCGTCACGGTGGCTGAGATCCACGATGCGGCCTACAACGCCAAGCTCGAACGCAGCTCCTTGATGGTAGCCCTCGGCGGCGGCGTAGTCGGGGACATGACGGGTTTTGCAGCAGCCACCTGGCTGCGCGGCATCCAGGTGGTACAAGTGCCCACAACGCTTCTGGCCATGGTGGATGCGTCCATCGGTGGCAAGACCGGGGTCAACCATCCCCGCGGCAAAAACCTGATCGGCGCCTTTCACCAGCCGCGCCTGGTGCTGATCGATCCTTCCACCCTGAACACCCTTCCCAAGCGCGAGTTCCGAGCCGGCATGGCGGAGGTGATCAAATATGGAATCCTCGGCGACACCTCGCTGTTCGAAGAACTGGAGGCCTGCGTCGACCCAAGCACCCCCGCTGGACTTGGAGCAGAACGCCTGAGCTTGATCCTGCAGCGATCGGCCGCGGCCAAGGCCCGGGTGGTGGCCGCCGATGAAAAGGAAGGTGGCTTAAGAGCGATCCTCAACTATGGCCATACCTTCGGCCACGTGGTCGAGACCCTCTGCGGCTATGGCACCTGGCTGCATGGTGAGGCAGTCGCCATTGGCATGGTGGCGGTGGGCGAACTCGCCGTGCTGCGAGGAAGCTGGAGTCGCGACGCCGCCGAGCGGCAACGTCTGCTGATCGAAAGCGCCGGACTACCCACCGCCTGGCCCGATCTCTCCGCAGATGCGGTTCTCGACAGCGTGCAGGGCGATAAAAAGGTGCGCGACGGTCGCCTGCGCTTCGTGATGCCCACCGGCATCGGATCCGTTGAAATTCGCGATGACGTCAGTCGCGTCGAGATTCTGAACTGCCTGGAGCGCCTGAAAGGCTGA
- the nadA gene encoding quinolinate synthase NadA, whose product MSADTALVAAINRLRQDRNAVILAHYYQEPEIQDIADFVGDSLELSRQAASTDADVIVFCGVHFMAETAKILSPEKTVVLPDLEAGCSLADDCPADEFARFRAKHPDHFVVSYINCTAAVKAQSDLICTSSNAVDLVNQLPADQPVLFAPDQNLGRWVQQQSGRELTLWPGRCIVHETFSEEAVLALKHEHPSAEVIAHPECQQNLLDLADFIGSTSKLLNYAEQSPCNSFIVLTEPGILHQMQQRVPEKTLLDVPGVDGCSCNACPYMRLNTLKKLKACLETLTPAIEMNESMRLKAMKPMQRMLEMSR is encoded by the coding sequence ATGAGCGCTGACACCGCCCTTGTTGCGGCGATCAACCGGCTTCGCCAGGACCGCAACGCCGTGATCCTGGCGCACTACTACCAGGAACCGGAAATACAGGACATTGCCGACTTCGTTGGTGACTCCCTTGAGTTGTCGCGCCAGGCCGCCAGCACCGATGCAGACGTGATCGTGTTCTGCGGCGTGCACTTCATGGCAGAGACCGCCAAGATCCTCAGCCCGGAAAAGACCGTGGTGCTGCCAGATTTAGAGGCTGGGTGCTCCCTTGCGGACGACTGTCCCGCCGATGAGTTCGCCCGCTTTCGTGCAAAACACCCCGACCACTTCGTGGTGAGTTACATAAACTGCACAGCAGCGGTGAAGGCGCAGAGCGATCTGATCTGCACCAGCAGCAATGCCGTTGATCTGGTGAACCAACTGCCTGCCGATCAGCCCGTTCTGTTCGCCCCCGATCAAAACCTGGGGCGCTGGGTTCAACAACAGAGCGGTCGCGAGCTAACCCTCTGGCCGGGACGCTGCATCGTTCATGAGACCTTCAGCGAAGAAGCCGTGCTGGCCCTTAAGCACGAACATCCCTCAGCGGAAGTCATCGCCCACCCCGAATGCCAGCAAAACCTGCTTGACCTGGCGGATTTCATTGGGTCCACCAGCAAGCTGTTGAATTACGCCGAACAGAGCCCCTGCAACAGCTTCATCGTTCTGACGGAACCAGGGATCCTGCACCAGATGCAGCAACGGGTCCCTGAGAAAACTCTGCTTGACGTGCCAGGGGTCGATGGATGCAGCTGCAATGCCTGCCCCTACATGCGGCTCAACACCCTGAAGAAATTGAAGGCATGCCTTGAGACCCTCACGCCTGCGATCGAGATGAATGAATCGATGCGCCTGAAGGCCATGAAACCCATGCAGCGCATGCTCGAGATGAGCCGGTGA
- a CDS encoding ligase-associated DNA damage response exonuclease — protein sequence MIERTPEGLYCQAAKAWVDPWRPVPRALITHAHADHARPGCGEYWAVASSEGVLRQRLGQNITLHPLAYGEEHWLGQCKVSFHSAGHVLGSAQIRLESGGEVWVVSGDYKRDDDPSCESFEPVHCDVLITEATFGMPIYRWQSGAHVAHDIHAWWSGDRSRPSLLFCYAFGKAQRLLAELKAIGVEEEVLLHGAVETVTRHYRDAGVPMTPSRPVSELPRKDPLHGRLILAPPSAHRSSWMRRFKSPQTAFASGWMAVRGARRRRGYERGFVLSDHADWPGLIQTVRDSGARKVYVTHGQSDVLARYLREVEGVDAEPLETLFEGESD from the coding sequence TTGATCGAACGCACGCCAGAGGGGTTGTATTGCCAAGCTGCAAAGGCCTGGGTCGACCCTTGGCGTCCAGTTCCTCGGGCTCTGATCACCCACGCCCATGCCGACCACGCCCGACCCGGATGCGGGGAATACTGGGCTGTGGCCTCCAGTGAAGGGGTTCTGCGCCAGAGGCTCGGTCAGAACATCACGCTTCACCCGTTGGCCTACGGCGAAGAACACTGGCTGGGGCAATGCAAGGTGTCGTTTCACAGCGCCGGACATGTGCTCGGTTCAGCGCAGATCCGCCTGGAATCGGGGGGTGAGGTGTGGGTGGTCAGCGGTGATTACAAACGGGATGACGATCCCAGTTGCGAATCCTTTGAACCGGTGCACTGCGATGTGCTGATCACCGAAGCCACCTTCGGGATGCCGATCTATCGCTGGCAAAGCGGGGCGCACGTAGCCCATGACATCCATGCCTGGTGGAGCGGTGATCGCAGCAGGCCGTCACTGCTGTTCTGCTACGCCTTCGGCAAAGCCCAACGCTTGCTGGCTGAGCTCAAGGCCATCGGCGTGGAAGAGGAAGTGCTACTGCACGGTGCCGTGGAGACCGTGACCCGTCACTACCGGGATGCGGGGGTTCCCATGACCCCCAGCCGTCCCGTCAGCGAACTGCCCCGCAAGGATCCGCTCCATGGTCGATTGATCCTGGCGCCGCCATCAGCCCATCGCTCCAGCTGGATGCGCCGCTTCAAGTCACCCCAAACAGCCTTTGCCTCCGGCTGGATGGCCGTGCGCGGTGCCCGACGCCGCCGGGGCTACGAGCGGGGGTTCGTGCTCAGTGATCACGCCGACTGGCCTGGACTGATCCAGACCGTTCGAGACAGCGGCGCCCGCAAGGTGTACGTCACCCATGGACAGAGCGACGTCCTGGCCCGATACCTGCGGGAGGTGGAGGGTGTGGATGCGGAGCCGCTGGAGACCCTGTTCGAAGGGGAATCCGACTAA
- a CDS encoding carbohydrate ABC transporter permease: MRNSLSAWAFLLPAVVLISLSVLVPALMALVMSFTSTGLDVSEPLRFVGLANLERLLSDPMARQVLVTTFFYLIGVVPPIVFGALALSVLVNQGLPGRSLLRGAIYTPVLVSIVVAAIAFRWLYAENGLINGWLSALLGDAFSPIGFLTTPQLALPSVMLVTLWKGLGYYMVIFLAGLQGIPQELYEAAELDGSEGWRKHLDITLPLMSPYVTLVAVVSSIAATKVFEEVFLMTQGGPADATRTIVYYVYDQAFAELEISYACTLGLALFLLVLLFTMIRLVFAGDRPLI, translated from the coding sequence GTGCGCAACTCCCTTTCGGCCTGGGCATTCCTGCTCCCGGCGGTGGTGCTGATCAGTTTGTCGGTGCTGGTGCCGGCCTTGATGGCCCTGGTGATGAGCTTCACCTCCACCGGGCTTGATGTCAGTGAACCCCTGCGTTTTGTGGGTTTGGCCAACCTGGAGCGCTTGCTGTCCGATCCGATGGCGCGGCAGGTGTTGGTCACCACCTTCTTTTATCTGATCGGTGTGGTGCCTCCCATCGTTTTCGGAGCGCTGGCGCTGTCGGTGTTGGTGAACCAGGGATTGCCCGGTCGTTCTTTGCTGCGGGGCGCTATCTACACCCCCGTATTGGTGTCGATCGTTGTTGCAGCGATCGCCTTTCGCTGGCTGTATGCCGAGAACGGACTGATCAATGGATGGTTGAGCGCTCTGCTCGGCGATGCCTTCAGCCCGATTGGTTTTCTCACCACGCCGCAGCTGGCCCTGCCTTCCGTGATGTTGGTGACCCTCTGGAAAGGTCTTGGTTATTACATGGTGATTTTTCTGGCGGGTCTGCAGGGCATTCCCCAGGAGCTCTATGAGGCAGCGGAGCTGGATGGCAGCGAGGGATGGAGAAAGCATCTCGACATCACTCTGCCCTTGATGAGTCCCTACGTGACCCTGGTCGCAGTGGTGTCGTCGATTGCGGCCACGAAGGTGTTCGAGGAGGTGTTTCTGATGACCCAGGGAGGTCCTGCAGATGCCACGCGAACCATCGTTTATTACGTGTACGACCAGGCCTTTGCTGAGTTGGAGATTAGCTACGCCTGCACCCTGGGCCTAGCGCTGTTTCTGTTGGTGTTGCTGTTCACCATGATTCGGTTGGTCTTTGCCGGCGATCGGCCGCTGATCTGA